Genomic DNA from Shouchella patagoniensis:
GACACAGTTAACACAAAATCAAGTGCCAAAGTGGGTTCAGCTTAATAATGAACTTATGATAACGAAAGACGGGAGTTACCAGTTTGACAAAGACAAAGAAGCTGTACATAGCTATTTTGTTGACCATATTAATCAAAACACTGTTTTCTTCCATGATCTTGAAGAAAAAATGGACTACTTAATTGAAAACGACTATTACGAAGAAGAGCTACTTAATCTTTATACAATGGATGAAATAAAAGAAGTGATGAATGTTGCTTATAATAAAAAATTTCGTTTCCCATCGTTTATGAGTGCATTTAAGTTTTATAACGACTATGCGCTTAAAACGAATGACAAAAGTAAAATTCTCGAACGTTATGAAGATCGAGTTGCAATTGTTGCTCTATTCTTTGGAAATGGTGATGTTGAAAAAGCAAAAAAACTCGTGACAGCGATGATTTCTCAAGAATTTCAACCTGCCACACCAACATTCTTGAATGCCGGACGCAAACGTCGTGGTGAGCTCGTTTCTTGCTTCTTACTTGAAATTAATGATTCACTAAACGACATTAGTCGCGCTGTCGATATTTCCATGCAGCTATCTAAGCTTGGTGGTGGTGTCGCTTTAAACTTATCTAAACTTCGTGCTAAAGGTGAGGCAATAAAAGATGTAGCTAATGCAACAAAAGGCGTTGTTGGTGTTATGAAACTTCTAGATAATGCGTTCCGTTATGCTGATCAAATGGGGCAACGTCAAGGTTCTGGTGCTGCATATTTAAATATATTCCATGCGGATGTGAATGATTTTCTTGACACCCGTAAAATATCTGCTGATGATGATGTTCGAGTTAAAACCTTATCAATCGGTGTTGTTATTCCAGATAAGTTTGTGGAGCTTATGCGGGAAGATAGAGATGCGTACTTATTTTACCCACACACGGTATATAAAGCTTATGGACAACATCTCGATGAAATGAATATGGACGAAATGTACGATAAGTTGGTTGATGATCCACAAATTCGTAAAGAGAAAATTAACCCACGCCGTTTATTCCAAAAACTAGCGATTCTTCGTTCTGAATCTGGATATCCGTATATTATGTTCGCTGACAATGTAAATAAGGCTCATGCTAATAACCATATCAGTAACGTAAAATTCTCTAATCTATGCTCTGAAATACTTCAAGCATCTGAAGTATCAACTTATACCGATTATGACCAAGAAGACGAAGTCGGCTTAGATATTTCTTGTAACTTAGGATCCATCAATATTATGAATGTCATGAAAAACAAATCGCTTGAACAAACAGTCAGTATTGCAACTGATGCCTTAACACGTGTCTCTGAATCAACCAATATTACAAATGCACCAGCCGTGCGTCGAGGCAACCAAATGATGAAATCTATCGGACTTGGAGCAATGAATTTACATGGTTATTTAGCTGAACAACACCTTGCTTACGAGAGCGAACAAGCTCGTGATTTCGCTAACACCTTTTTTATGGCGATGAATTACTTTTCCATTAAGCGTTCTGCTGAAATTGCTCGCGACCGTGGTGAA
This window encodes:
- the nrdE gene encoding class 1b ribonucleoside-diphosphate reductase subunit alpha yields the protein MHLHRRFIPLTQLTQNQVPKWVQLNNELMITKDGSYQFDKDKEAVHSYFVDHINQNTVFFHDLEEKMDYLIENDYYEEELLNLYTMDEIKEVMNVAYNKKFRFPSFMSAFKFYNDYALKTNDKSKILERYEDRVAIVALFFGNGDVEKAKKLVTAMISQEFQPATPTFLNAGRKRRGELVSCFLLEINDSLNDISRAVDISMQLSKLGGGVALNLSKLRAKGEAIKDVANATKGVVGVMKLLDNAFRYADQMGQRQGSGAAYLNIFHADVNDFLDTRKISADDDVRVKTLSIGVVIPDKFVELMREDRDAYLFYPHTVYKAYGQHLDEMNMDEMYDKLVDDPQIRKEKINPRRLFQKLAILRSESGYPYIMFADNVNKAHANNHISNVKFSNLCSEILQASEVSTYTDYDQEDEVGLDISCNLGSINIMNVMKNKSLEQTVSIATDALTRVSESTNITNAPAVRRGNQMMKSIGLGAMNLHGYLAEQHLAYESEQARDFANTFFMAMNYFSIKRSAEIARDRGETYYGYEGSTYASGAYFEQYLETDFTPQFESVRSLFEGMFIPTREDWAILKDFVAEHGLYHSYRLAIAPTGSISYVQSATASVMPIMERIEERTYGNSKTYYPMPGLNERNWFFFKEAYDMDMFKVVDMIATIQQHVDQGISFTLFLKDTMTTRDLNRIDLYAHHKGIKTLYYARTKDTGQDNCLSCVV